One Coffea eugenioides isolate CCC68of chromosome 2, Ceug_1.0, whole genome shotgun sequence genomic window, ATCTACCAACACATCTAACAGAGATAACCCAAAACATCTGTGATTAATTCTATCCACTAGACACTTACAATCTGAATGTATGAGTAGAGATGTCCACCCTTCTTCTAGAGCTTTGGGCATGGCTGATCTGATTGCTTCAGCTTCTAGTATGGCAGCATCCTTCATCATTCCAGTAGGGATTGCCCAAGTTTTAACAAGTTTTCCATTATGGTCCTTTGCTGCGATGCCCAGTCCCCCTCTACTTCTCTTTTTGTCCATTGCTGCATCCGTGAATTA contains:
- the LOC113759710 gene encoding uncharacterized protein LOC113759710, with product MDKKRSRGGLGIAAKDHNGKLVKTWAIPTGMMKDAAILEAEAIRSAMPKALEEGWTSLLIHSDCKCLVDRINHRCFGLSLLDVLVDDIIHLSRSFWRCSFIFIGRKYNRTSHGLAKFAINLIDETRWELDFPVWLRIEAHKDVLAMCQ